The DNA sequence GATTTTACAGTAGCTCTGGTCTGTCTGAAAAGTACCTATACATTAGTCTATAAGAGACAGAGGAACTGCAGTCAGCAGAGAACACATCAGTACTATTTTCCAGCTTTTTGAAGTATGAGCCTGTCCTGCAAATTGGCTTCCACTTTGGTTAAAGCTCTTTATCCATACAGTCAAGGTGCTTAGGAACTTCAGCCCAGAATGCAGAAGAGACCACACAGAGCACAGGATATGGAAGATGAACTGGTCTGCCCCCTTGGCATGGCAGAATCAGCTGCCCACACTGTCCTGCACAACTCCCAGAGGACTGATGCCAAGTCATGAAAGAAATGCCAAGAAGCAGCTAAAGACTAAACAAATCTCACATCTTCCTTGTAGACACCCAGACAAAGTTCCCCTTTGCACCCACGGTGTCTTGGCTATAAAGAAAGAGGTATGCAGGACAGTTAACTGTCCCATAAAGCCAAATTGTATGCTCCAAGCATTCCACATGCCTAGCTATCAGTGACAGTGGTTTAACCAATAGCTAATACACCTTCTTCACAGAATCAGGGAATCACTTAAGTTGAAAAATTCCTCTGAGACCATCGATGCCAACCTGTGGCCGAACACCACCACATCAcctagaccatggcactgagtgccacatccagtctgaaccacctccagggacagcaacaccaccacctccctgggcagtccatTCCAGTCTCTAATCATCCTTCctgtgaaaaaattcttcctaatgtccagcCTAAACTTCGCCTGCAGCTTAAGCCCGTGTTCTCTCGCCCTGTCAgtggttgcctgggagaagaggccaaccCCCAGCTGGCTACACCTTCTTTCCAGGCAGTTGGAGAGGGCGATAAGGCCAACGTtaaacctccttttctccaggctaaactaacacagctccctcagccgctTCTCATAAGACATGTGTTCCagcttccttctttccttgctcCTACAGAGTCGCGGATGCCACGGCGGCGCCCGGGATCGGAGAACCCCTAAGCACAGCTGACAGCGGCCCCGCGGTCCGGGGCCGGGGGAAGGCAGAAAGGGAGGCTGACCCTCGGAGAAACGCAGCCTCCCAGCAGGGCCGCGCTGACGCTGTGCAAGGCTCAGCGCTGGCTCAGCCCGGGGGCTGCCGGGCTCCGCCGCCCTCCGCGCCCGCACCCCTCGGCGCTCACTGCTCCGTCCCcgggccggcggccgcgccgCTCCCCCGGCCGCGCCGCGCGGCACCCACCTGCGGCGCCTCCCTTCATGCCGCCGCCCCGGGCTGCCCCAGCGGCTGCTCCCGGCCCTCACCCTGCGCCAGGCGCCGCCGGGCACTCGCCGATTCCGCCCACCGACCCGGAGCCGTCCCCGGGAAGCTCTTCGCGCGCTTCCGCCCCCGGGGGAAGCGCGGCGGTGGTGGCGCTTTCCGCTTCCGCCCCGTGCCCTTGCCCGTCCGTGTCCCGGCGGGATgtgggcggcggcggcgcggggcctGGCGCGGGCCGCGCTGCGAGGTGAGGCTCGGGCGCTGTGCCGGGGCTGTGCCGGGGCTGTACCGGGggcgcgggccgggccgggccgggcggttGGCGGCGGTCGATGAGACGTGTCCGTTTCTCTCCGCAGCTGGCGCGGCACCGGCGGCGGCACGGGCCCGGCTGGCGGGGAGCTCCGCCGTGGACACTCGCCGTAAGTGCGGGGCCGGTTTGGGGGCGCGGGGCGGACGGGGCCCGAGGCCTGCGGTTGTGCCGCTGCCGGCCGGCGGGAGGGCACCGGACCGTCTCACGGACATTCCTGGGCTGTGGTACCGCTTTAGTGAGCCTGTCGGGAAAGCGTCGGTCCGGTCACCCGAAAACCCCGATTGCGCAGAAAAGCAGCGGTGGTGGAAACCGTGCTTGCTGAGGGTTCCCTTGTTTGCTTGCGTTCCTGTGTGCATCCTCTCAGATGCAGGGCCAAGCCTGCTTTTTCTGTGCTAAGCTGTGCCTGGGCACCAGCATCCTAGCCCCTCATCTCCCTGATCTTTAATGGCTTTTGTCGTAACAatgaaaaaacccaccccaacaACGTAAGTTCCAATAGTTTTTGATTACGAGGGGCTTGCTTAGATGTTGACACATCCAGCAAACCCAGAAAACAAGGCCCTTTCTAGACCCAGGCTGAATGACATGAGTGGTTTCTTCTATCATCTCTGCTGCCCTCTTTTTCCTCTGACTGTTTACTTTTCCATCATCTTGTTGAACAATTCATGCTGCTCTTCAGAGTTGACAAAAGTTTAGCACTGGCACAAATTCCCTTTGTTATCAAAGTGTTTAGTTCCACCTTCTGTGTAACACAAGTACGTTGCTATAACGTAGTTTCTGACAAACAGCTAGACTGATTAAAGGGAGTTACTACTCTTCTTTCTCTAGCTTTTTGTATTCCTTGTCATAATCTtggaaactttatttttctccttagCTACTGTCAGACCAAAAAATGAAGTAGAGCAGAAGCAGCTATGTGCTTTTGGGGAGTATGTGGCTGAGATTCTGCCCAAGTATATCCAGCAAGTACAGGTAGGTGCTTTTCAAGAAATTGTTCTTGGGGCGGGACAGGATCCAGTGAACACACCACTTTTTTGTTACCTGATCAGAGAAGttgttttgggaaagaaaaatggtCAAAATTCCATGAGAAGTACTGCTGTTTTTAAGCCCCTTGATCTGATGCCTTTTTGAGTCTGCTGTGTCTCTTTGTTGGAGTGTTCTGCTGAAATCAGCATCACGTTCGGTCCTGCTGGTTTTTGTACTCATGCACAGTTCTGTTTTCATCAGGTGACCTGTTTCAATGAGCTGGAGCTTCTGATCCATCCAGATGGGATCATTCCTGTCCTGACTTTCCTTCGTGATCACACCAATGCCCAGTTCAAATCTTTGGCAGACCTGACTGCTGTTGATGTCCCATCTCGGCAGTACCGCTTTGAGGTAGgaactgctcacagctgcagtgcTTGGAGGGCTTCACAAGTGCTGATGGCTGGGGGTGCTGTTGCAGCTCTGACCACTTTCTTTGGTTCCTGGCAGTGAGAAAAAAGTTTCAAGAGTTGTAGATAGAATTCTTTAAGTCAA is a window from the Zonotrichia albicollis isolate bZonAlb1 chromosome 6, bZonAlb1.hap1, whole genome shotgun sequence genome containing:
- the NDUFS3 gene encoding LOW QUALITY PROTEIN: NADH dehydrogenase [ubiquinone] iron-sulfur protein 3, mitochondrial (The sequence of the model RefSeq protein was modified relative to this genomic sequence to represent the inferred CDS: inserted 1 base in 1 codon; deleted 2 bases in 1 codon); the encoded protein is MPPPRAAPAAAPXPSPCARRRRALADSAHRPGAVPGKLRALPPPGEARRWWRFPLPPRALARPCPGGMWAAAARGLARAALRAGAAPAAARARLAGSSAVDTRPTVRPKNEVEQKQLCAFGEYVAEILPKYIQQVQVTCFNELELLIHPDGIIPVLTFLRDHTNAQFKSLADLTAVDVPSRQYRFEIVYNLLSLRFNSRIRVKTYTDELTPVDSAVPVHKAANWYEREVWDMYGVFFANHPDLRRILTDYGFEGHPFRKDFPLSGYVEVRYDDEVKRVVAEPVELAQEFRKFDLNSPWEAFPAYRPAPEPLKIEAGAKKEDAK